One genomic window of Elaeis guineensis isolate ETL-2024a chromosome 2, EG11, whole genome shotgun sequence includes the following:
- the LOC105052151 gene encoding peroxidase 56, whose product MRLFLRSLFELASVLFLLDSANAQALKVGFYKNSCPYAEAIVRKAVAGYFSQDPTVSGPLLRLHFHDCFVRGCDGSVLLNSTKTNLAEKDAMPNQSLDGFYVIDAAKEALEKACPGIVSCADIVALAARDAVSLATRSVGKGSWMASNNLWEVPTGRRDGLVSVASEALANLPSPYAEITQLKASFAAKGLSAKDLAILSGAHTIGNSHCYSFERRLYNFTGKGDTDPTLDPKYAIKLRSQCKPGDETTTVEMVPGSSTTFDTTYYKLVVRRRGLFHSDEALLQDKETRDYVYSRLDSPKSSFFFDFGVSMVKMGQIGVLTGKAGEIRKQCALVNS is encoded by the exons ATGAGGCTTTTCTTAAGGTCTTTGTTCGAGTTAGCCTCCGTGCTCTTCCTTCTTGACTCAGCCAATGCCCAAGCCTTGAAGGTTGGCTTCTACAAAAACTCATGCCCATACGCTGAGGCTATAGTTCGTAAGGCCGTGGCCGGTTACTTTTCTCAGGACCCAACAGTCTCCGGCCCACTATTAAGGCTCCATTTCCATGATTGCTTTGTTCGG GGTTGCGATGGCTCGGTACTACTGAACTCCACTAAGACTAATTTAGCAGAGAAGGATGCAATGCCGAACCAAAGCCTGGATGGATTTTATGTCATTGATGCAGCAAAGGAAGCATTAGAGAAAGCATGTCCAGGGATTGTCTCATGTGCTGATATCGTAGCTCTCGCAGCAAGGGATGCTGTCTCCTTG GCCACCCGTTCAGTTGGAAAAGGGTCTTGGATGGCGAGCAACAACCTTTGGGAGGTCCCCACGGGGAGGAGGGATGGGCTTGTGTCCGTGGCCTCTGAGGCTTTGGCTAATTTACCATCTCCTTATGCTGAGATCACTCAGCTGAAAGCGTCCTTTGCTGCAAAGGGTTTAAGTGCAAAGGACTTGGCAATTTTATCAG GAGCTCACACAATTGGAAATTCTCATTGTTATTCCTTTGAGAGACGACTCTACAACTTCACTGGAAAAGGTGACACCGACCCAACTTTAGATCCGAAGTATGCTATCAAGCTAAGGAGCCAATGTAAGCCCGGGGATGAGACTACGACGGTGGAAATGGTTCCAGGGAGCTCCACAACGTTTGATACCACGTACTACAAGTTAGTCGTGAGAAGAAGGGGGTTGTTCCACTCTGATGAGGCTCTCCTTCAGGACAAGGAGACGAGAGACTATGTCTACTCTCGGCTCGATTCACCCAAGTCTAGTTTCTTCTTCGACTTTGGCGTGTCAATGGTGAAGATGGGACAGATTGGGGTGCTCACAGGCAAGGCAGGGGAAATTAGAAAGCAGTGCGCTTTAGTTAATAGCTAG
- the LOC140855732 gene encoding peroxidase 3-like: MRKTSIQCFVICVALSLFCANADLKLGFYDETCPKAEKIIFDYVKKHIPHAPSLAAPLLRVHFHDCFVRGCDASVLINSTSKNQAEKSAFPNLSIRGFDFIDRVKSLIEAECPGVVSCADILALVARDSVVVTGGPFWNVPTGRRDGLISNSIEALKNLPAPTFNFSALQTSFASKGLDLKDLVLLSGAHTIGVSHCSSFSSRLYNFTGKGDEDPSLDSFYAANLKKYKCKVPNDTTTIVEMDPGSFRTFDLGYYKHLLKRRGLLQSDAALTTNTATKASIMELVSSPLEVFFKEFAFSMEKMGRIEVKTGSSGEIRKNCAVVNS, translated from the exons ATGAGGAAGACAAGCATCCAGTGTTTTGTGATATGTGTAGCGTTGAGTTTATTTTGTGCAAATGCTGATCTCAAGTTGGGTTTCTATGATGAGACTTGTCCAAAGGCTGAGAAGATTATATTCGACTATGTTAAGAAACATATACCTCATGCACCATCGTTAGCTGCTCCTCTTCTTAGGGTGCACTTCCATGATTGCTTTGTCAGG GGTTGTGATGCTTCTGTTCTGATTAACTCCACTAGCAAGAATCAAGCAGAGAAATCAGCATTCCCAAATCTAAGCATTCGTGGTTTCGATTTCATCGATAGAGTCAAGAGCTTAATAGAAGCAGAATGCCCGGGTGTTGTTTCATGTGCCGATATTCTTGCCCTGGTTGCAAGAGATTCTGTTGTTGTCACA GGAGGTCCCTTCTGGAATGTTCCCACCGGGCGAAGAGATGGTTTGATCTCAAATTCCATAGAGGCCTTGAAAAACCTTCCAGCCCCAACTTTTAATTTTAGTGCTCTCCAAACATCTTTCGCTAGTAAAGGACTAGACTTAAAAGATTTAGTACTTTTGTCTG GAGCTCATACAATTGGTGTCTCTCACTGCTCATCGTTCAGTAGTCGCCTTTACAATTTCACTGGAAAAGGTGATGAAGACCCTTCTCTAGATAGCTTTTATGCTGCAAATTTGAAGAAGTACAAGTGCAAAGTTCCTAATGACACGACAACGATTGTTGAGATGGATCCGGGAAGCTTCAGAACTTTTGATCTTGGATACTACAAAcatttactcaagagaagaggtCTCCTCCAATCTGATGCAGCTCTAACCACTAATACTGCAACGAAGGCTTCTATCATGGAGCTTGTCAGCAGTCCTCTTGAAGTATTCTTCAAAGAATTTGCTTTTTCTATGGAGAAAATGGGGAGGATTGAGGTAAAGACAGGATCTTCGGGTGAAATTAGGAAGAACTGTGCGGTCGTGAATAGCTAG